The Papaver somniferum cultivar HN1 chromosome 6, ASM357369v1, whole genome shotgun sequence genome segment GAAAATTTTAAATACAGAATACAGCAATGTATTTGATTTCTTTGCTAATTACAGTGTTTCTTTTTCAAATACAAAGTGCCTTCCTGAATTCGTTGACTTGCTGATGGAGTGTTGTTGAGATCCTAATTATTGCACCACCAAGATATATATATGCTTTCCTCATTTAAAAATCAAAGCATTTTGTAGTTAGGCACTAAGTATTATACCATTCTTAATGTTGAAGCAGTTCTTATTATTTATTGTGTTATGGTTGTGCATGGGTCAGGACTAGTCAATAGAGGTTCACCTGTACCTATTGcattctttctttgtttttaccctcGTGACATATTATGTGAATCTTGGTTTGAGGTTAATGCTAATAATACAAAAATACGTTTTGAACTGTACCAACTACCAAATATGAACCCTCCTGGATCCATATGGTTGCCATCTTCAAGAAATTTTTCCCTCTCTCTGCTGTTGTAATTATGTTTTATTATTTACTATGTCTTCATCTTTTGTTTTCTCTAAAGTTCGTCTTTTTTCACGTTTCAGAATAAAAGTCCTAGGTTGTGGGCGTTCTTGGCGGGCACCTACTGGGTTTCCATCGTTACACTTTTCATGCTGTTTAAAGCATACAGACATGTTTCCAACCTGAGAGCTAAAGCTTTAAGTTCCCCTGAAGGGAAACCTGAACAATATGCCATTCTTGTTAGAGACCTTCCCCCGCTTGCGCCAGGTCAAAATCGAAAAGAACAAGTTGATTCGTACTTCCGGAAACTACATCCAGAAGCGTTTTATAAATCAATGGTTGTCACCaacaacaaagaggtaaaattatCTGAAACTGCCACTTCCTTATCTGCTTCTTCTAAGCCTTTAGTCCCAATAAAGGGAATATGAGGGCTTCCCGAGCCTTTAGTCAACCTCCCAAACTGCAACTTCCTAATCTAAGTGAATAAAAATAATGTATCttacacatgttttttttttttgtagctcgATAAAATTTGGGTAGAGTTGGATGGTTACAGGCAGAAGCTTGTCCGCGCTGAAGCTATTTTTGCTGCCTCGAAAGAAAAGAATCCGGAGGGAACAAGACCCATGCACAAAATTGGCTTCCTTGGTCTGTTGGGAGAAAAAGTACACACAATAGAGTACTGCAATAAGAAGATTGCTGAATTGGGCCCCAAATGGGTATCTGAACAGAAGACCACCATGACTGATAAGCAAGAAGATGCATCTCTAGTCTTCTTTACCAGCAGGTCTGCAGCTGTCTCTGCAGGTCAGACTATTCATGCTGTAAAGCCCGACACATGGACTGTGATGGAAGCTCCCGAACCCCGACAACTTGTATGGGGCAATCTTCCAATAAACTTTTTTCACAGAGAAATACGGCAATACATAGTTTACGCAATTGTGGCTGTGACTATATTCTTCTACATGATCCCTATTACTTTTATATCTGCATTCACGACACTAGACAATTTGAAGAAGCTTCTCCCATTCATGAAGGTAATCGTCGATATTCCAGCACTTAAAACAGTGCTAGAAGCTTTTCTGCCTCAGCTTGCACTCCTTCTATTCTTGATGCTACTTCCGAGGTTCCTTATGTTTCTCTCGAAGACCGAGGGGATCCCTGAAGAAAGCCACATCATTAGAGCGAGCGCTGGAAAATATTTCTATTTCTCGGTGTTAAATGTTTTTCTCGGTGTTACATTAGGTGGAACCTTGTTCCGTACGTTTAAGACTATTCAGCATCAGCCCGACATGATCATAGAACTGTTAGGAGATGGCCTTCCAGACAATGCAACCTTCTT includes the following:
- the LOC113289815 gene encoding CSC1-like protein ERD4 translates to MDFNSFLTSLGTSCIIFVILMLIFAWLSKNPSNHVIYYPSRILRGLEPTESAKTRNPFTWIVECLKSTEEDIVATSGVDTAVYFVFLSTVLGILVISGVVLLPVLLPLAATERIAKPSETTSNGTFNNLDKLAMGNIRNKSPRLWAFLAGTYWVSIVTLFMLFKAYRHVSNLRAKALSSPEGKPEQYAILVRDLPPLAPGQNRKEQVDSYFRKLHPEAFYKSMVVTNNKELDKIWVELDGYRQKLVRAEAIFAASKEKNPEGTRPMHKIGFLGLLGEKVHTIEYCNKKIAELGPKWVSEQKTTMTDKQEDASLVFFTSRSAAVSAGQTIHAVKPDTWTVMEAPEPRQLVWGNLPINFFHREIRQYIVYAIVAVTIFFYMIPITFISAFTTLDNLKKLLPFMKVIVDIPALKTVLEAFLPQLALLLFLMLLPRFLMFLSKTEGIPEESHIIRASAGKYFYFSVLNVFLGVTLGGTLFRTFKTIQHQPDMIIELLGDGLPDNATFFLTFVALRFFVGYGLEISRLFPLIVFHIKKKFLCKTEADVKAAWAPGDFSYATRVPNDMLIITITLCYSVIAPLIIPFSAVYFGLGWLIQRNQALKVYMPRYESYGRMWPHIHTRILAALIIYQIAMIGYFGIKKFPYSILLIPLPISSLVFSFVCSKKFYASFASTPLEVVCNDKKSDTNMDAIFKSYVPSCLGSEKFENVGHVSHYADVLSEQI